A genomic stretch from Flavobacterium humidisoli includes:
- a CDS encoding rubredoxin, translated as MELTRLIVKGGVISPGELREVVNIAFEEGLDSISFGSRQDIIFPKGFKSLDKTTLGKHHFVYPDQKSGNNIVSSYVSTDIFRNTNWLTGNRFLYILEEFKEQPKLKVNITDPKQQLVPLFTGHLNFIASEHEDYWYLYIRLPKWEKIEVYPVLIYSWDLAKIYYEIEKISDEDAADIELLFTLVSEALDTNNRTIDKPLNIPFYPFPYYEGMNRMGIDQYWLGLYWRNNLYDLDFLKEMCDLCFECKIGKICITPWKSFIIKGIPKDRKLEWEKFLGKRGINVRHSLLELNWHLPVAMEWALNLKTFLVRTLDQFDISTYGLNFGISEYNRDGHYFTSIVIEKNELPTALESIKIRDTYNVLFAKNFDPNTREYIVHSQDIDKLELPTILIELSRKYFEELGNTTSETTEKQQKKEKPQQDIYQCQECLTLYNSEYGDETQGIPKGLLFENLPETYCCSLCEAPKSNFRILETVEN; from the coding sequence ATGGAACTAACAAGATTAATAGTAAAAGGAGGCGTTATTTCGCCAGGAGAATTGCGAGAAGTAGTTAATATCGCTTTTGAAGAAGGTCTAGATTCGATTTCTTTTGGTTCTAGACAAGATATTATTTTTCCGAAAGGATTTAAATCTTTGGATAAAACCACTTTAGGAAAACATCATTTTGTTTATCCAGATCAAAAAAGTGGCAACAATATCGTTTCTTCCTACGTTTCAACTGATATTTTTAGAAACACAAATTGGCTTACAGGAAACCGTTTTTTATATATTTTGGAAGAATTTAAAGAACAGCCAAAACTTAAAGTCAACATAACCGATCCAAAGCAGCAATTAGTTCCTTTGTTTACAGGACATTTAAATTTCATTGCTTCAGAGCATGAAGATTATTGGTATTTATATATTCGTCTTCCCAAATGGGAAAAAATAGAAGTCTATCCTGTTTTGATTTACAGCTGGGATTTGGCTAAAATTTATTACGAAATCGAAAAAATTTCAGACGAAGATGCAGCTGATATCGAACTGCTTTTCACTTTGGTTAGCGAAGCTTTAGACACCAACAACAGAACAATCGACAAACCATTGAATATCCCGTTTTATCCATTTCCATATTACGAAGGAATGAACAGAATGGGAATTGATCAATATTGGCTGGGATTGTACTGGAGAAACAATTTATACGATTTGGATTTCCTGAAAGAAATGTGTGATCTATGTTTTGAATGCAAAATCGGGAAAATCTGTATTACACCTTGGAAATCTTTCATTATAAAAGGAATCCCGAAAGACCGAAAACTAGAATGGGAAAAATTCTTAGGAAAACGCGGCATCAACGTTCGCCATTCTTTATTAGAATTGAATTGGCATTTACCCGTTGCAATGGAATGGGCTTTAAATCTAAAAACTTTTCTGGTTAGAACATTAGATCAATTTGATATCAGTACCTATGGATTGAATTTCGGGATTTCAGAATACAATCGTGACGGACATTATTTTACTTCGATTGTCATCGAAAAAAATGAACTTCCGACAGCTTTAGAATCGATAAAAATCAGAGATACTTATAATGTATTATTCGCCAAGAATTTCGATCCAAATACTCGTGAATATATTGTGCATTCACAAGATATTGACAAGCTCGAACTGCCGACTATTTTAATTGAATTAAGCCGAAAATATTTTGAAGAATTAGGAAATACAACATCTGAAACTACCGAAAAACAACAGAAAAAAGAAAAACCACAACAGGATATTTACCAATGTCAGGAATGCTTAACGCTTTATAATTCAGAATACGGAGACGAAACTCAAGGAATTCCAAAAGGCCTTTTATTTGAAAATCTTCCAGAAACCTATTGCTGTTCTCTTTGTGAAGCGCCAAAAAGCAATTTTAGAATTTTGGAAACAGTTGAAAATTAA
- the moaA gene encoding GTP 3',8-cyclase MoaA → MTASNTILTDGFGRKHNYLRISLLEKCNLRCTYCMPADGIALSPKASLMTADEIFAIAETFVKNGVDKIRLTGGEPLLRKDFPEIVSKLSELGISLSMTTNGILVDRHIEVLREFKVQKINLSLDTLVASKFASITLRNQFEKVIDNLHLLLNHDFQVKVNVVLIKGFNDNEIVDFVKLTQFLPISVRFIEFMPFAGNEWDRSKMVSQEEILSLVGTQFSSEEMLKLEDEKNFTSRNYKIKGFQGDFGIISSITNPFCDSCNRIRLTADGKIKNCLFSNSETDLLTAFRNGESIANLISESIQNKKKVRAGMSTVNEINDPTKHFDNRSMIAIGG, encoded by the coding sequence ATGACAGCCTCTAACACTATTTTGACGGATGGTTTTGGGCGCAAACATAATTATTTGCGCATTTCGCTGCTGGAAAAATGCAACCTGCGTTGTACGTACTGCATGCCAGCGGATGGAATCGCATTATCTCCAAAAGCTAGTTTAATGACGGCCGATGAGATTTTTGCTATTGCCGAAACTTTCGTAAAAAATGGTGTTGACAAAATAAGACTAACGGGCGGTGAACCTTTGCTCAGAAAGGATTTTCCTGAAATTGTTTCTAAATTATCAGAACTTGGCATTTCGCTTTCCATGACAACAAACGGAATTTTAGTGGATCGTCATATTGAAGTTTTAAGAGAGTTTAAGGTACAAAAAATCAATTTGAGTTTAGATACTTTGGTCGCTTCTAAATTTGCTTCTATAACGCTTAGAAATCAGTTTGAAAAAGTAATTGATAATTTGCATTTACTTCTGAATCATGATTTTCAGGTAAAAGTAAATGTGGTTTTGATAAAAGGTTTTAATGATAATGAAATTGTAGATTTTGTGAAACTGACTCAGTTTCTGCCTATTTCGGTTCGGTTTATTGAATTTATGCCTTTTGCTGGAAACGAGTGGGACAGAAGCAAAATGGTTTCGCAAGAAGAAATTCTATCTTTAGTTGGAACTCAATTTTCTTCAGAAGAAATGCTGAAATTAGAAGACGAAAAAAATTTCACTTCCAGAAATTATAAAATTAAAGGTTTCCAAGGCGATTTCGGAATCATAAGTTCGATTACAAATCCGTTTTGTGACAGCTGTAACCGCATCCGCTTGACGGCAGACGGAAAAATAAAAAACTGCCTTTTCTCTAATTCAGAAACCGATTTATTGACGGCTTTTAGAAATGGAGAATCCATCGCCAATTTAATTTCAGAATCGATTCAGAATAAAAAGAAAGTGCGCGCGGGAATGTCTACCGTTAACGAAATTAATGATCCTACAAAACATTTTGATAACCGTAGTATGATTGCTATTGGGGGGTAA
- the moaCB gene encoding bifunctional molybdenum cofactor biosynthesis protein MoaC/MoaB, producing MVDITHKISTLRVATATAIVKVSKQETIDAVVNNLVPKGNVFEMAKTAGLFAVKNTHLSIPDCHPLPIEFTSVEYNVEGLDIHIIFKVKTVYKTGVEVEAMHGASIVALTMYDMLKPIDKEIEISTIKLINKEGGKSSFKNKFPNVIKAAVFVCSDSIFAGDKEDRSGKTIVEKLDSYGVETSHYEIIPDELDIIQQKTKAFAKENQLVIFTGGTGLSPRDVTPEALEPLLESRIPGIEEAIRNYGQQRMPYAMLSRSVVGTLGKSLVLALPGSTNGVRESMDAVFPHVMHVFHILKGKNHDSL from the coding sequence ATGGTAGATATTACGCATAAAATAAGCACTTTAAGAGTCGCAACAGCAACCGCAATTGTCAAAGTAAGCAAGCAGGAAACAATTGATGCTGTTGTGAATAATCTAGTGCCAAAAGGAAACGTATTTGAAATGGCAAAAACGGCTGGATTGTTTGCGGTCAAAAACACCCATTTGTCCATTCCAGATTGTCACCCGCTTCCAATTGAATTTACTTCTGTTGAATACAATGTCGAAGGATTGGATATTCATATTATTTTTAAAGTAAAAACCGTTTACAAAACGGGAGTTGAGGTTGAAGCCATGCACGGCGCATCAATTGTAGCACTTACCATGTATGATATGCTAAAACCAATTGATAAGGAAATCGAAATTTCGACCATCAAATTAATTAATAAAGAAGGCGGAAAATCGTCTTTCAAAAATAAATTCCCGAATGTAATTAAAGCGGCAGTTTTCGTTTGTTCCGATTCTATTTTTGCAGGAGATAAAGAAGATCGTTCTGGAAAAACAATTGTAGAGAAACTGGATTCATACGGAGTTGAAACTTCTCATTACGAAATTATTCCAGATGAATTGGATATTATTCAGCAAAAAACTAAAGCTTTCGCTAAAGAAAATCAGCTGGTAATTTTTACAGGCGGGACGGGATTATCTCCAAGAGATGTTACACCAGAAGCTTTAGAACCATTATTAGAAAGCAGAATTCCAGGAATCGAGGAAGCCATTCGCAATTACGGTCAGCAAAGAATGCCGTACGCAATGCTTTCTAGAAGTGTTGTAGGTACTTTAGGCAAAAGTCTGGTTTTGGCTTTGCCAGGTTCTACAAACGGAGTGAGGGAATCTATGGATGCTGTTTTTCCGCACGTAATGCATGTTTTTCATATTTTAAAAGGAAAAAATCATGACAGCCTCTAA